In Fundidesulfovibrio magnetotacticus, a single window of DNA contains:
- the metG gene encoding methionine--tRNA ligase: MERFYITTPIYYVNARPHLGHAHTTILADAMARFHRVMGHDVRFLTGTDEHGDKIVKASSAAGQTPQAYCDAISALFKDLWPQLGVEYSQFIRTTDPEHKRLVQKALQQVYDAGDIYFGEYGGHYCFGCERFYTEKELVDGLCPDHKIKPEYIAEKNYFFRMAKYQQWLLDHIKANPEFIRPEQYRNEVVALLESGALEDLCISRPKSRLDWGVELPFDKDYVAYVWFDALLNYLTALGWPDSKTMADYWPHTNHLIAKDILKPHAVFWPTMLKAMGLEPYQHLNVHGYWLVKDTKMSKSLGNVVEPLALKDKYGLSGFRYFLLREMTFGYDSSFSEEALCARFNSDLANDLGNLFSRSLAMTHKYFDGRIPQAGQGGPDEDELRSMAKEACLNFQRLFERFQTAKALDSLWELVRGLNKYIDTQAPWTLYKEQNPSRLATVMVHVLECLRKVAAHLLPVMPEAAAAMLEQLGCNPDQAAINLPVEAEGWGQLTPGTLVAKASNLFPRIEAPAALAPEAAPKAKAPKPQPAPAAPAGPKEPIDFEDFQKLDLRVATVLEATPVPKADKLLLVKLDAGDPEPRQVVAGIAEFWKPEDLVGRQVVVVANLKPRKLRGVESQGMILAVKREGGLELLRPSEPVIPGSAVS; the protein is encoded by the coding sequence GTGGAACGCTTCTACATCACAACGCCCATCTACTACGTGAACGCCAGGCCCCACCTGGGCCACGCCCACACCACCATCCTGGCCGACGCCATGGCCCGCTTCCACCGCGTCATGGGCCACGACGTGCGCTTCCTCACCGGCACGGACGAGCACGGCGACAAGATCGTCAAAGCCTCCAGCGCCGCCGGGCAGACCCCGCAGGCCTACTGCGACGCCATCAGCGCCCTCTTCAAGGATCTCTGGCCCCAGCTTGGCGTCGAGTACTCCCAGTTCATCCGCACCACGGACCCCGAGCACAAGCGGCTTGTCCAGAAGGCCCTGCAACAGGTCTATGACGCGGGCGATATCTACTTCGGAGAATACGGCGGGCACTACTGCTTCGGATGCGAACGTTTCTACACCGAGAAGGAGCTCGTGGACGGCCTCTGCCCGGACCACAAGATCAAGCCCGAATACATCGCGGAAAAGAACTACTTCTTCCGCATGGCCAAGTATCAGCAGTGGCTCCTGGACCACATCAAAGCCAACCCGGAATTCATCCGCCCCGAGCAGTATCGCAACGAGGTGGTGGCCCTCCTGGAGTCCGGCGCGCTCGAAGACCTCTGCATCTCCCGTCCCAAGTCCCGACTGGACTGGGGCGTGGAACTGCCCTTCGACAAGGACTACGTGGCCTACGTCTGGTTCGACGCGCTCCTCAACTACCTCACCGCCCTGGGCTGGCCCGACTCCAAAACCATGGCCGACTACTGGCCGCACACCAACCACCTGATCGCCAAGGACATCCTCAAGCCCCACGCCGTGTTCTGGCCCACCATGCTCAAGGCCATGGGCCTCGAACCCTACCAGCACCTCAACGTGCACGGCTACTGGCTCGTCAAGGACACCAAGATGTCCAAGTCCCTGGGCAACGTGGTGGAACCCCTGGCCCTCAAGGACAAATACGGCCTCTCCGGCTTCCGCTACTTCCTCCTGCGCGAGATGACCTTCGGCTACGACTCCTCCTTCTCCGAAGAGGCCCTCTGCGCCCGCTTCAACTCCGACCTCGCCAACGACCTGGGCAACCTCTTCAGCCGCTCCCTGGCCATGACCCACAAATACTTCGACGGACGCATCCCCCAGGCCGGACAGGGCGGACCCGACGAAGACGAACTGCGCTCCATGGCCAAGGAAGCCTGCCTCAACTTCCAGCGCCTCTTCGAACGCTTCCAGACCGCCAAGGCCCTCGACTCCCTCTGGGAACTCGTGCGCGGCCTCAACAAATACATCGACACCCAGGCCCCCTGGACCCTCTACAAGGAACAGAACCCCTCGCGCCTGGCCACCGTGATGGTCCACGTGCTCGAATGTCTGCGCAAGGTGGCCGCACACCTGCTCCCCGTCATGCCCGAAGCCGCCGCCGCCATGCTCGAACAACTGGGCTGCAACCCCGACCAAGCCGCCATCAACCTCCCCGTGGAAGCCGAAGGATGGGGCCAACTCACCCCCGGAACCCTCGTGGCCAAGGCCTCCAACCTCTTCCCGCGCATCGAGGCCCCCGCCGCCCTCGCGCCCGAAGCGGCCCCCAAAGCCAAAGCCCCCAAGCCCCAGCCCGCACCGGCAGCCCCCGCCGGCCCCAAGGAACCCATCGACTTCGAGGACTTCCAGAAGCTCGACCTGCGCGTCGCCACCGTGCTCGAAGCCACGCCCGTGCCCAAGGCCGACAAGCTCCTCCTCGTCAAACTCGACGCGGGCGATCCCGAACCCCGCCAGGTGGTCGCGGGAATCGCCGAGTTCTGGAAGCCCGAAGACCTCGTGGGACGCCAGGTCGTCGTGGTCGCCAACCTCAAACCCCGCAAACTGCGCGGCGTGGAATCCCAAGGCATGATCCTCGCCGTCAAACGCGAAGGCGGCCTGGAACTGCTGCGCCCTTCCGAGCCCGTCATCCCCGGCAGCGCCGTCTCCTGA
- a CDS encoding MFS transporter, translated as MDEVERRSLEAQAAVGLASFLTPFLYGALSVAMPTMSVAFGFTPREMAMVMMVHLLFSTACMLSFGRLSDFIGRKGLFMTGSVLFTASSLLGGLAQDAWTLLAARAVQGVGDAMTFGVAGAILFGIVPPERTGRAVGFNVMFVFAGLTLGPLVGGVLTSWLSWRVTFFVCAAAGVAAWWLIRQGYRERPGRGAGAMPWGDAAWFTASMLGLIFGVSTQPSWRGAALATVSGWMLARFARGQSGRSHPLVDVDYLGCNRPFALSNMVSALGYAAAFSTSFLLSLLMQTVLGMAAHDAGFLLLVQPLVQALASPLAGRVADRLSPGRVSAAGLMVLGAGLLVVAWEGSAATAWWLAGVQVVLGLGFALFVSPNFQAVMSNADAGHKGMASGLMATMRGLGMCASMSATGLLLALLAGGAGQAVPVDALRACFVLFGVVGLGAACLSWHTGGVVSTCAEEAAE; from the coding sequence ATGGACGAAGTAGAGCGCCGGTCGTTGGAGGCGCAGGCTGCGGTTGGCCTGGCGTCGTTTCTCACGCCGTTCTTGTACGGGGCGTTGTCGGTGGCCATGCCGACGATGAGCGTGGCGTTCGGGTTCACGCCGCGCGAGATGGCCATGGTGATGATGGTGCATCTGCTGTTTTCCACGGCGTGCATGCTGTCGTTCGGGCGTTTGTCGGACTTCATCGGCCGCAAGGGCCTGTTCATGACCGGGAGCGTGCTGTTCACGGCGAGTTCGCTGCTTGGCGGGCTGGCGCAGGACGCCTGGACGTTGCTGGCGGCCAGGGCGGTGCAGGGCGTGGGCGACGCCATGACGTTCGGGGTGGCGGGTGCGATCCTGTTCGGGATCGTGCCGCCGGAGCGCACGGGCCGGGCGGTCGGTTTCAACGTGATGTTCGTGTTCGCGGGTTTGACGTTGGGGCCGCTGGTGGGTGGCGTGCTCACGTCGTGGTTGTCCTGGCGCGTGACCTTTTTCGTGTGCGCGGCGGCGGGCGTCGCGGCATGGTGGCTGATCCGCCAGGGCTACCGGGAGCGGCCGGGACGCGGCGCGGGGGCGATGCCGTGGGGCGACGCGGCGTGGTTCACGGCCTCGATGCTGGGGTTGATCTTCGGCGTGTCGACGCAGCCGTCGTGGCGCGGGGCGGCGTTGGCGACCGTTTCGGGATGGATGCTGGCGCGTTTTGCGCGGGGCCAGTCCGGGCGGTCGCATCCGCTGGTGGACGTGGACTACCTGGGGTGCAACCGGCCGTTCGCGTTGTCCAACATGGTGTCGGCGCTGGGGTACGCGGCGGCGTTCTCCACAAGTTTCCTGTTGAGCCTGCTCATGCAGACGGTGCTGGGGATGGCGGCGCACGACGCGGGTTTTCTGCTGCTGGTGCAGCCGCTGGTCCAGGCGCTGGCCTCGCCGCTGGCCGGGCGCGTGGCAGACCGGCTCTCGCCCGGTCGCGTGAGCGCGGCGGGGCTGATGGTGCTGGGTGCGGGCCTCCTGGTGGTGGCCTGGGAGGGAAGCGCGGCCACGGCGTGGTGGCTCGCCGGGGTGCAGGTGGTGCTGGGGCTCGGATTCGCGCTCTTCGTGTCGCCCAACTTCCAGGCTGTGATGTCCAACGCGGACGCAGGACACAAGGGGATGGCCTCGGGCCTGATGGCCACCATGCGCGGCCTGGGCATGTGCGCTTCCATGTCGGCCACGGGCCTGCTCTTAGCGTTGCTGGCAGGCGGCGCGGGGCAGGCGGTCCCGGTGGATGCTTTGCGGGCGTGCTTCGTGCTGTTCGGCGTGGTGGGGCTGGGCGCTGCGTGCCTTTCGTGGCATACGGGAGGCGTGGTGTCCACATGCGCGGAGGAGGCGGCGGAATGA
- a CDS encoding TolB family protein, whose protein sequence is MKRRAFLTALGVATLCARGWGESLAAATGWPVVYEHKGSVFLLPPGGGKGRRLGRGGQPTLSPGGTRAAWVDDAGGKPRVMVCETATGAASALAGPEEFLLSPRFSPDGARVAWLRRGKGGDALMLARPGQAPTELVRGGKGGASLFEPLWTPDGAHVVTQDMKELTYWSLDGKAARKVPLGQLTGSGTKMISSADRFAVRPGNPGQIAFSMAVEGTPLFRRKVPDVSSSLFLHDAGTGKTQALTPPELTAFAPAWTPDGRTLVFCGYTDAQAGGEYPFRVWTLEPGGKPVELCPGADPMPPSGA, encoded by the coding sequence ATGAAACGTAGGGCATTTCTGACGGCGCTGGGCGTCGCGACGCTGTGCGCGCGCGGCTGGGGCGAATCCTTGGCGGCGGCGACGGGCTGGCCCGTGGTTTACGAGCACAAGGGATCGGTGTTCCTGCTTCCCCCCGGGGGCGGCAAGGGAAGGCGGCTGGGTCGCGGCGGCCAGCCCACGCTCTCGCCGGGCGGGACGCGGGCGGCCTGGGTGGACGATGCGGGCGGCAAGCCCCGGGTGATGGTTTGCGAGACGGCCACGGGCGCGGCGAGCGCGCTGGCCGGACCGGAGGAGTTCCTGCTGTCGCCCCGGTTCTCGCCGGACGGCGCGCGCGTGGCGTGGCTGCGCCGGGGCAAGGGGGGCGACGCGCTGATGCTGGCGCGCCCGGGGCAGGCCCCGACGGAACTGGTGCGCGGCGGCAAAGGCGGGGCGAGCCTCTTCGAGCCTCTGTGGACTCCCGACGGCGCGCATGTGGTGACCCAGGACATGAAGGAGCTGACCTACTGGAGCCTGGACGGCAAGGCGGCGCGCAAGGTTCCTCTGGGGCAACTCACGGGATCGGGGACGAAGATGATCTCCAGCGCGGACCGTTTCGCGGTGCGCCCGGGGAATCCCGGCCAGATCGCGTTCAGCATGGCGGTGGAGGGCACGCCGCTGTTTCGGCGCAAGGTTCCGGACGTGAGTTCGTCGCTGTTCCTGCACGACGCGGGCACGGGAAAGACCCAGGCCCTGACGCCGCCGGAGCTGACGGCCTTCGCGCCCGCATGGACGCCGGACGGCCGGACGCTGGTGTTCTGCGGCTACACGGACGCCCAGGCTGGCGGAGAGTACCCTTTCAGGGTGTGGACGCTGGAGCCCGGCGGCAAGCCCGTGGAGCTTTGCCCGGGGGCCGACCCCATGCCGCCGTCGGGGGCGTGA
- the der gene encoding ribosome biogenesis GTPase Der — protein MPATIAIIGRPNVGKSTLFNRLLRKRKAITHDRPGVTRDRLDGEAVLAGVPVNLIDTGGLTLEDPQGLELDVLEQARRAVEAADLVLLVVDGREGITSEDERVAGLLRQSGKPVLVAVNKVDGGEKEALYTADFHSLGLDLAPVSAEHGFGMRTLVDDMLARLPEFEDEADRPETELTLSLLGRPNAGKSSIINALVGDARLIVSEEAGTTRDAVDVAFEKDGRRTVFVDTAGVRRRTKIEDSLERIASLTALGSGRRADVTILAVDGPGGLAMQDKRLIAYLDKEKVPFMVAVNKVDLVDAKGLAALKQEMSEELRICPHVPVLFVSALTGKGLRDVLPTARAIREECRIRVGTGELNRLLREAVERHQAPLVKGKRPKFYYLTQTDTVPATFVFFVNDPERIKASYARYLENQLRKLFGIRHAPIKLMFRGSRQRNEDGDIIQRPRPAPQKPGTPKKRSPRAGSDRVAKSVETEDRPVKTASSRPASPKPAGPKPSGSRTGAPKARAPRSGAGKPGAGKSKPSSTRPGEKSGTGRKRPPRPGTKKG, from the coding sequence ATGCCAGCCACCATCGCCATCATCGGCCGCCCCAACGTGGGCAAGTCCACGCTCTTCAACCGCCTGCTGCGCAAGCGCAAGGCCATCACCCACGACCGCCCCGGCGTCACCCGCGACCGCCTGGACGGCGAGGCCGTGCTTGCCGGGGTGCCCGTGAACCTCATCGACACCGGCGGCCTCACCCTTGAAGACCCCCAGGGCCTGGAGCTCGACGTGCTCGAACAGGCCCGGCGCGCCGTGGAGGCCGCCGACCTGGTGCTCCTGGTGGTGGACGGCCGCGAGGGCATCACCAGCGAGGACGAACGCGTGGCGGGCCTGCTGCGCCAGTCCGGCAAGCCCGTGCTGGTGGCCGTGAACAAGGTGGACGGCGGCGAGAAGGAGGCCCTCTACACGGCCGACTTCCACTCCCTGGGCCTGGACCTGGCCCCGGTCTCCGCCGAGCACGGCTTCGGCATGCGCACCCTGGTGGACGACATGCTCGCCCGCCTCCCCGAGTTCGAGGACGAGGCCGACCGCCCCGAGACCGAGCTGACCCTCTCGCTCCTGGGCCGCCCCAACGCGGGCAAGAGTTCCATCATCAACGCCCTGGTGGGCGACGCGCGCCTCATCGTCAGCGAGGAGGCGGGCACCACCCGCGACGCCGTGGACGTGGCCTTCGAAAAGGACGGACGGCGCACCGTGTTCGTGGACACCGCGGGCGTGCGGCGGCGCACCAAGATCGAGGACTCCCTGGAACGCATCGCCAGCCTCACGGCCCTGGGCAGCGGACGGCGCGCCGACGTGACCATCCTGGCCGTGGACGGCCCCGGCGGGCTGGCCATGCAGGACAAGCGCCTCATCGCCTACCTGGACAAGGAGAAGGTCCCCTTCATGGTGGCCGTGAACAAGGTGGACCTGGTGGACGCCAAGGGCCTTGCGGCCCTGAAGCAGGAGATGAGCGAGGAGTTGCGCATCTGCCCCCACGTTCCCGTGCTGTTCGTCTCCGCGCTCACGGGCAAGGGCCTGCGCGACGTGCTGCCCACGGCCCGGGCCATTCGCGAGGAGTGCCGCATCCGCGTGGGCACCGGCGAACTCAACCGCCTGCTGCGCGAGGCCGTGGAGCGCCACCAAGCCCCCCTGGTGAAGGGCAAGCGCCCCAAGTTCTACTACCTCACCCAGACCGACACCGTGCCCGCCACGTTCGTCTTTTTCGTCAACGATCCCGAGCGTATCAAGGCCAGCTACGCCCGCTATCTGGAAAACCAGCTGCGCAAGCTCTTCGGCATCCGCCACGCGCCCATCAAGCTCATGTTCCGGGGCAGCCGCCAGCGCAACGAGGACGGCGACATCATCCAGCGCCCCAGGCCCGCGCCCCAGAAGCCCGGCACGCCCAAAAAGCGCTCGCCCCGGGCCGGATCGGACAGGGTGGCCAAGTCTGTGGAGACCGAGGACAGGCCGGTGAAGACCGCTTCGTCCAGGCCTGCTTCCCCGAAGCCCGCAGGCCCGAAGCCTTCCGGTTCGAGAACTGGCGCTCCCAAGGCCCGTGCGCCCCGTTCCGGCGCGGGCAAGCCCGGTGCGGGAAAGTCGAAGCCCTCCAGCACCCGCCCCGGCGAGAAGTCCGGCACGGGACGCAAACGCCCGCCCAGGCCCGGCACTAAGAAGGGATAA
- a CDS encoding cysteine hydrolase family protein, producing MKTALVLIDIQMDYFPGGAMELSGSEAAAAKAGRALGWFREKGWPVVHVQHLSARSGATFFVPGTRGVSFHHYVLPAEGEQVVVKHFPNSFRGTGLQDILDQTDVKRVAFAGMMTHMCVDATVRAAFDLGYQCLVLADACATRDLEFGHEEVKAGKVHAAFLAALGAVYAEIVGVKDMASALE from the coding sequence ATGAAAACGGCCTTGGTGCTCATCGACATTCAGATGGACTATTTCCCCGGCGGGGCCATGGAGCTTTCCGGCTCCGAAGCGGCGGCGGCCAAGGCCGGGCGCGCCCTGGGCTGGTTCCGCGAAAAGGGCTGGCCCGTGGTCCACGTGCAGCATCTCTCCGCGCGTTCCGGGGCCACGTTCTTCGTGCCGGGCACGCGGGGCGTGTCGTTCCACCATTATGTGCTCCCCGCGGAGGGCGAGCAGGTGGTGGTGAAGCACTTCCCCAACTCCTTCCGGGGCACGGGGCTCCAGGACATCCTGGACCAGACCGACGTGAAGCGCGTGGCCTTCGCGGGCATGATGACCCACATGTGCGTGGACGCCACCGTGCGCGCCGCCTTCGACCTGGGCTACCAGTGCCTGGTGCTGGCCGACGCCTGCGCCACGCGCGACCTGGAGTTCGGCCACGAGGAGGTGAAGGCGGGCAAGGTGCACGCCGCCTTCCTGGCCGCCCTGGGCGCGGTCTACGCCGAGATCGTGGGCGTGAAGGACATGGCCTCGGCCCTGGAGTGA
- a CDS encoding cupin domain-containing protein, with the protein MELKHFPAVDAVTFDSDKVKGVSGRVLIGKDDGAGHFCMRLFEIEPGGYTPRHSHDWEHEMFFHQGEGEVLGNGAWNAVRPGSVIYMPGGEEHQIRNTGTTPLVVVCLVPSFAPEM; encoded by the coding sequence ATGGAGCTCAAGCATTTCCCGGCGGTGGACGCCGTGACCTTCGACAGCGACAAGGTCAAGGGCGTCTCCGGCCGCGTGCTCATCGGCAAGGACGACGGGGCCGGGCACTTCTGCATGCGCCTTTTCGAGATCGAGCCCGGCGGCTACACGCCCAGGCATTCCCACGACTGGGAGCACGAAATGTTCTTCCACCAGGGCGAGGGCGAAGTGCTGGGCAACGGCGCGTGGAACGCCGTGCGTCCCGGCAGCGTGATCTACATGCCCGGCGGCGAGGAGCATCAGATCAGGAACACCGGGACCACGCCCCTGGTGGTGGTCTGCCTGGTGCCTTCCTTCGCGCCGGAGATGTAG
- the thiE gene encoding thiamine phosphate synthase: MIEAMKNFLAGGIYAILSEEHSLGRSNLEVAESILKAGVRVLQYREKNKKAGAMLEECLALRELTRAHGATFIVNDHVDLALLCHADGVHVGQEDLPPAAVRRLLGPERIVGLSTHGPSQARAAQSSGVVDYIGVGPIFATKTKKDVCDPVGLDYLRYVVEKIELPFVAIGGVKEHNIAQVRACGARMVCLVTEIVGAEDVESRVRSLAAALRA; encoded by the coding sequence ATGATCGAAGCCATGAAGAACTTCCTCGCGGGCGGCATCTACGCCATCCTCTCGGAGGAGCACTCCCTGGGCCGCTCCAACCTGGAGGTGGCCGAGAGCATCCTCAAGGCGGGCGTGCGCGTGCTCCAGTACCGCGAAAAGAACAAGAAGGCCGGGGCCATGCTCGAAGAGTGCCTGGCCCTGCGCGAACTCACCCGCGCCCACGGGGCCACGTTCATCGTCAACGACCACGTGGACCTGGCGCTCCTGTGCCACGCCGACGGCGTCCACGTGGGCCAGGAGGACCTCCCCCCCGCGGCGGTGCGCAGGCTCCTGGGGCCGGAGCGCATCGTGGGGCTCTCCACGCATGGGCCGTCCCAGGCCAGGGCGGCCCAGTCCTCGGGCGTGGTGGACTACATCGGCGTGGGGCCCATCTTCGCCACCAAGACCAAAAAGGACGTCTGCGACCCCGTGGGACTGGACTATCTGCGCTACGTGGTGGAAAAGATCGAGCTGCCCTTCGTGGCCATCGGGGGCGTCAAGGAACACAACATCGCCCAGGTGCGCGCCTGCGGGGCCAGGATGGTCTGTCTGGTCACGGAGATCGTGGGAGCCGAGGACGTGGAGTCCCGGGTCCGCTCGCTGGCGGCCGCGCTGCGGGCTTAG
- the thiF gene encoding sulfur carrier protein ThiS adenylyltransferase ThiF yields the protein MNAFRQGIARYLSPEELVRVRAVRVGVAGAGGLGSNCAQMLVRSGFEDLVVVDHDTVEHSNLNRQFFFARQVGMPKVQALRANLLDINPDAAVRAVQERITSDNVGELFRDRHVVVEAFDAAQAKKMLVEALLGTGVFLVAASGLAGCGESDRIVTRRVREDFYLVGDFASEATAQCPPLAPRVTLAAAKQADIVLDFALRRPL from the coding sequence ATGAACGCCTTCCGCCAGGGCATCGCCAGGTACCTTTCCCCGGAGGAGCTCGTGCGCGTGCGCGCCGTGCGCGTGGGCGTGGCCGGAGCGGGGGGGCTTGGCTCCAACTGCGCCCAGATGCTCGTGCGCTCCGGCTTCGAGGACCTGGTGGTCGTGGACCACGACACGGTGGAGCACAGCAACCTGAACCGTCAGTTCTTCTTCGCACGCCAGGTGGGCATGCCCAAGGTGCAGGCCCTGCGCGCGAACCTCCTGGACATCAACCCAGACGCCGCCGTGCGGGCCGTGCAGGAACGCATTACGTCCGATAACGTCGGCGAACTGTTCCGGGACCGCCACGTGGTGGTGGAAGCCTTCGACGCCGCCCAGGCCAAGAAGATGCTCGTGGAGGCCCTGCTGGGCACGGGCGTGTTCCTGGTGGCCGCCTCGGGGCTGGCGGGCTGCGGCGAGTCGGACCGCATCGTCACCCGCCGCGTGCGCGAAGATTTCTACCTCGTGGGCGATTTCGCCTCCGAGGCCACCGCCCAATGCCCGCCCCTGGCCCCCCGCGTCACCCTGGCGGCGGCCAAGCAGGCCGACATCGTCCTGGATTTCGCCCTGAGGAGACCCCTATGA